The genome window GTCGGCAATCGGTTCATTGGTGTCGTCGCCGTCCACCAGAACGGTGTAAATCGCCGTAATTGCGCCTTGTCGTCCGCAACCGGCGCGCTCCATGAGCTTGGGCAGCAGCGCGAACACGCTGGGTGTGTAGCCCTTGGTGCTGGGCGGCTCGCCGGTGGCCAATCCGACCTCGCGCTGAGCCATCGCAAAGCGGGTCACGGAGTCCATCATCAGCATCACGCTTTGGCCCTGATCTCGAAAGAACTCGGCAATCGCGGTCGCCGTGAGCGCCGCCTTAATTCGCATGAGCGCGGGCTCGTCGGAGGTCGCGCAGACCACTACCGAGCGCGCCATGCCTTCGGGTCCCAGGTCATTGGCGATAAACTCGCGGACCTCGCGGCCCCGTTCCCCGACCAGCGCGATGACGTTGATATCGGCGCCGCCGTTGCGGGCGATCATGCCCATGAGGGTGGACTTACCGACGCCCGAACCGGCGAAGATGCCGATGCGCTGGCCTATGCCCATGGTAAGCACCGAGTCAATCGCCTTGACGCCGGTGAAAAACGGACGCTCAATCATTTGTCGCTCCAAGGCGTTCGGTGGAGCGGCCCAGGCGGGATATCGCTTGCGCGATGCAAGCGGCGCGCCACCGTCAATCGGCTCGCCGAGACCGTTCAGCGTGCGGCCCAAAAGGTCGCCGCCCACCGGCACGCTCAAACAGCCGCCGGTCGCATGGACCAAGCAGCCAGCGCGGATGCCGGTCATATCGCCGAGTGGCATGAGCAACGTGCGGTCGCCGCGGAATCCTACGACCTCCGCCGCGATGTGCTCATGGTCGAGCGATTCGATGAGACAAAGATCGCCGACGCGCGAGTTCGGACCATTGGATTCGACCACCAAACCCACCACTTGCGTGACGCGTCCTGACACGGCGAGAATAGGGAAGTGCTCGGCCGCCTCGCGCACGCTCGTAAAGCTCGGGTTCGGAACGGTCATCATCGGCCCATCACCTCGGCAACGAGCTTGCGCAAGCCTTCTTCCAGGCGGGCGTCAATCGCGCCGCCATCCGATTCGATGCGGCAACCCGCGATCACGTCGTCGCTGCCGACGATGCTCACCTCGCGGATGGTCGGGGCAAGGCGATTGAGCTCGTCCTCGCGGCCCATCAAAAACTTAAGGTCAAACGGGTTGACCATGATCCGCGCCTCTTGGGCGTGGGTCACTTCCTTAATTGTTTCGCGGACGATGTCAATCACCACTTCGGGGTTTTCATCCAGCTCTTTGCGCAGCAATCGTCCGGCGGCCATCACGGCCACGCGTCCCAATTGCTGCTCGGCTTGCACAAACCACTGCTGCATCGCGGCGCGCATGTCCTGACCCATCTGGTCGAGGTCTTGCGCAAACTGATCGACTTGCTGCGTGATCAGCGCTTGGCGTTCCTCCTCGGTTTGAGCGAACGCCTGGGCCGTGCCGACCTCGACACCCTCGCGGCGGCCTTGCTCGAAGCCGGCGTTATAGCCCTGCAATCGCGCTTCCTCGATAATTCGCTCGCGGCGGGTGACGAGGCGATTGTCGGCGTCGGCTTTGATCACGTTACCCACGGGGGCTTGGCCCAAAATCTCGGCGAATGTCCGCGTGACGCGCGGCTGCGTGTCGCTGGGATTAAACATACGCGTCTTCTTCCGAACCTCGGTCGATCGTGATTTCGCCGGTTTCTTCGAGGCGGCGGATGACGGCCACGATCTTCTGCTGGGCCTCTTCCACGACCTTGAGCTTGACCGGCCCCATGAATTCCATGTCTTCCTTGAGCATCTTCACGGCGCGCTCGGACATGTTGGTAAAGATTTTGTCGCGCACTTCTTGCTTCACCGACTTGAGGGCGGTGGCAAGCTCGCGACCATCCACTTCCTTGAGCACGGCTTGGATCGCGCGGTCGTCGAGCGAGATACAGTCTTCGAACACGAACATCATGTTCTTGATCTCTTCGGCGAGCTCGGGATTGCTCTCGGAAAGGCTCTCCAGCACTTGCCGCTCGGTGGTGCGGTCTACTTTGCTGAGCAAGTCAACCAGGGCCTTGGGCCCGCCCGCCTTCGACATGTCTTGGCTGATGAGGCTCGACACCTTCTTTTCGAGAACCTGCTCAACCCGGCGGATCACGTCCGGCGGGGTTTGCTCCATCTCGGCGATGCGCGCCGCGACGTTGGCGCGGAGGTCTTGCGGCAACTTGCCGAGAACCGCCGCCGCCTGAGCCATCGGCAGGTAGGCGAGCACCATGGCGATGGTTTGCGGGTGCTCATCCTGAATAAAGGTCAGCAGCTGTTGCGGGTCGGCGCGCTTAAGAAACTCAAACGGCACCACCTGCATGGCCGACACAATCTTTTGGATAATGTTCTTGGCCCGTTCTTCGCCAAAGGCTACTTCCAGAATCTTTTGTGCGTTCTCGACCCCGCCTTCGGCGATGAAGTCTTGCGCCGTGGCCAGGCTGTGGAACTCCATGATCACGTTCTCGCGGGTTTCCGGTGAGATTCGCTCCAGGCGAGCGAGTTCCAGCGAAAGGATTTCGATCTGGTCTTCCGAAAGGTGAGTGATCACCGACGCGGCGGCGTCGGCCCCGAGGGCGGTCAGCAAGATTGCGGCCTTGCGCTTATTGGTTAGTTCTGCGGCTTTTCTCATCGTCCATCCTCAAGCACCCAGCTCTTCAGAAGCAAGGCCACCTTGTCGGGCTTTTCAACACTAAATCGGCGAAGCTGTTCGAGCGGCAAGTTGAGCCGGTCGGGGATCGCTTCGATCTGAAGTTCGTCGGCGGTGGCGCGTTCGAGCACCATTTCGGTGCTGCCCGTACCACGAATCACGGTGGTGTTCGTGCCCGCCGGGAGGCTCTGCGCTTCCATCGGCGAGATCACCCGTTGCTCGCCAGTTTCGGGGTCGGTATACAGGTGCTGCTCTTGATCACCGGGGATCAGCGCGTGCGTCGGCGACCCAAGCTCAAGCTGCTGCATCGAACCTCCGGCCGAGGCAGCGACGAGCACGTTTTGCGCTCGGCTCGCCTTGCTGATGGCGCGAACCACCATGAAGCCCACCAGAAGCAGGGCGCCCACCGGAAGCAGCGACATCATTTGCTGCATCTTGGCGGCACTCGCGCTGGCCGCGGTGCTCTTGG of Chthonomonas sp. contains these proteins:
- a CDS encoding FliI/YscN family ATPase, producing the protein MMTVPNPSFTSVREAAEHFPILAVSGRVTQVVGLVVESNGPNSRVGDLCLIESLDHEHIAAEVVGFRGDRTLLMPLGDMTGIRAGCLVHATGGCLSVPVGGDLLGRTLNGLGEPIDGGAPLASRKRYPAWAAPPNALERQMIERPFFTGVKAIDSVLTMGIGQRIGIFAGSGVGKSTLMGMIARNGGADINVIALVGERGREVREFIANDLGPEGMARSVVVCATSDEPALMRIKAALTATAIAEFFRDQGQSVMLMMDSVTRFAMAQREVGLATGEPPSTKGYTPSVFALLPKLMERAGCGRQGAITAIYTVLVDGDDTNEPIADAARGILDGHFVLNRKLTSRGHYPPLDVMGSLSRVMPMVTSAEHVRAANHLRELVAAYNDVEDLVSIGAYKAGTRPLADEAIAKWDMINQLLRQAKDSRSTYAESQQMLLEIAGA
- the fliG gene encoding flagellar motor switch protein FliG encodes the protein MRKAAELTNKRKAAILLTALGADAAASVITHLSEDQIEILSLELARLERISPETRENVIMEFHSLATAQDFIAEGGVENAQKILEVAFGEERAKNIIQKIVSAMQVVPFEFLKRADPQQLLTFIQDEHPQTIAMVLAYLPMAQAAAVLGKLPQDLRANVAARIAEMEQTPPDVIRRVEQVLEKKVSSLISQDMSKAGGPKALVDLLSKVDRTTERQVLESLSESNPELAEEIKNMMFVFEDCISLDDRAIQAVLKEVDGRELATALKSVKQEVRDKIFTNMSERAVKMLKEDMEFMGPVKLKVVEEAQQKIVAVIRRLEETGEITIDRGSEEDAYV